One genomic window of Schistocerca gregaria isolate iqSchGreg1 unplaced genomic scaffold, iqSchGreg1.2 ptg000676l, whole genome shotgun sequence includes the following:
- the LOC126318670 gene encoding pre-mRNA-processing-splicing factor 8-like: MEGIEMYHHAYLDNGASLTEEQLKGKSQRWQQLASTKYGERRKFGFFDSQKEEMPPEHVRKLIKEHGDMSNRKFRADKRVYLGALKYVPHAVLKLLENIPMPWENIRYVKVLYHITGAITFVNEIPKVIEPVFIAQWGSMWVMMRREKRDRRHFKRMRFPPFDDDEPVLDYGDNILDVDPPSPIAMDMDEEEDSAVADWFYDSKPLIKTKHVNGPSYRSWRLNIPIMSNLFRFSHQLLSDIVDRNYFYLFDDKALFTAKALNLAIPGGPKFEPLFNDMETNDEDWNEFNDINKLIIRNQIRTEYKVAFPYLYNDRPRQVYLIHYHYPVNCYIIPNQPDLPAFYFDPLLNPISSRRINEDLNALELEINPPRPQDEVDEMAREFAAELSEFAFSLPEKIQPFLHNLELEGDYTAAGIALYWSPRPFNLLSGRTRRAVDVPLVKSWFQEHCPQDNPVKVRVSYQKLLKGYILSKIHSKRPKTQSKRSLFKVFARTKYFQATELDWVEAGLQVCRQGYNMLNLLIHRKNLDYLHLDYNFVLKPTRTLTTKERKKSRFGNAFHLLREILRLTKFVVDAHVQFRLNRIEAFQLADGLQYCFSHVGLLTGMYRFKYRLMRQIRACKDLKHLIYYRFNTGPVGKGPGVGFWAPCWRVWMFFLRGIVPLLERWLGNLLARHFEGRKSRGLAKTLTKQRVESHYDVELRHSVLKDILDMMPEGLRKSKAKVIMQHLSEAWRCYKSNTPWKVPGLPLPVENMIVRYVKAKADWWANVAHYNRERIRRGATVDKTVVKKNLGRLTRLWLKAEQERQYNYLKDGPYITGEEAVAIYTLTVHWLESRSFAFIPIPPASYKHDTKLLLICLERLKESYSVMSRLNESQREELSWIEHAYDNPHIALARIKRHLLQQRAFKETEIYFMDLFSHMFPVYAIDPLEKITDAYLDQYLWYEADRRRFFPNWVKPADWEPPPLLTYKWCQGINNLKDIWETKNGECVVLLQSQFENMYEKIDLTLLNRLLGLVVDPILADYMTAKSNVVVSYKDMQHTNSYGIIRGLQFSSFITQYWGLILDLVMLGLPRAADLAGPPKRPNDYLTYADEATELRSPIRLYTRYIDKFWIVFRFTHDEAKEMIQRYLTEQPDPNNENIVGYNNKKCWPRDARMRLLKHDVSLGRAVFWDIKNRLPRALTTLEWENSFVSVYSSNNPNLLFEMCGFEVRILPKIRAVNEEFLMRDGVWSLQNEQTKERTAQAFLRVSQVGIDRFENKVRQLLMTSGSTTFAKVANKWNTLLVGLMTYYREAVINTPELLDILVRSESRVQTRVKIGLNSKMPSRFPPVVFYTPKEFGGLGMLSMGHILIPASDLAYSKLTDQGATHFRSGMSHEEGQLIPNLYRYIQPWEQEFQDSARVWAEYAEKRKEALQENRRLSYLDLMDTWDKGIPRLNTLFQKDRHTLAYDKGWRIRNEFKAFQILKSNPFWWTSSRHDGKLHSLINYKTDMIQALGGVEGILEHTLFKGTGFPTWEGLFWEKASGFEESMKFKKLTNAQRSGLNQIPNRRFTLWWSPTINRADVYIGFQVQLDLTGILMHGKIPTLKISLIQIFRAHLWQKIHESVVMDLLQVFDQELEALEIDTVQKEIIHPRKSYKMNSSCADILLFSSFKWQISKPSLITESNDTFDYTTNTKYWVDVQLRWGDFDSHNIERYARTKFLEYTADTHMYPSATGTIIAIDLAYNIYSAYGNWFPGSKPLIAQAMTKIMKANPALYVLRERIRKALQLYSSEPTEPYLNSQNYGELFSNQIIWFVDDTNVYRVTVHKTFEGNLPTRPINGAIFIFNPRTGQLFLKIIHTSVWSGQKRLGQLAKWKTAEEVASLIRSLPLEEQPKQIIVTRKGMLDPLEVHLVDFPNIVIKGSDLLLPFQAAMKIEKLGDMILNARESQMVLFTLYDDWLTTISSYTAFSRLLLILRALAVNPDHAKLILRPHSNVVVQAYHLWPTFTDQEWIRAETALKNLILADYGKKNNVNVNSLTQSEIRDLILGAEITPPSEARSQMAEIEKQEAEASHLTTKAVRSINAHGDEMVVVALSPHESKIFNSKTDWRVRAISSSNLHLRTNNIYVVSDNVKEDGYTYIIPKNVLKKFVQIADLRTQIAGYLYGVSPVNNPYVKEIRCVVMPPQWGTHSYVQLPNQLPEHQYLSEMEPLGWIHTQPSEAGQVTSRLMPTDLIIHSRILSEHKTWDGEKTIVITCSFTPGSVTLTAYKLTPAGFQWGRKNPDLDQQFQGYQSSFYEKVQLLLSDRFMGCYFVPDQGSWNYNFMGVKLSASHRYGIKLGIPKEFYNECHRPGHFAQFYEMEEEEGGIKGQDDGLEVDREDIYN; encoded by the exons ATGGAGGGAATTGAAATGTATCATCATGCATATCTAGACAACGGTGCATCCCTTACTGAAGAGCAGCTCAAGGGGAAAT CGCAAAGGTGGCAGCAGCTGGCGTCGACCAAGTATGGGGAGCGCAGAAAGTTTGGCTTTTTCGACTCTCAGAAGGAGGAGATGCCTCCTGAGCACGTCAGGAAGTTAATCAAGGAGCACGGCGACATGAGCAACCGAAAGTTCAGAGCAGACAAGCGCGTGTATTTGGGGGCCTTGAAGTATGTGCCTCACGCCGTTCTTAAGCTGTTGGAAAACATACCTATGCCTTGGGAGAATATTCGCTACGTGAAGGTGCTGTATCACATTACGGGCGCCATAACGTTTGTCAATGAGATACCGAAGGTTATTGAGCCCGTATTCATTGCGCAATGGGGGTCCATGTGGGTCATGATGCGTCGCGAGAAGCGCGATCGTCGTCATTTCAAGAGGATGCGATTTCCGCCGTTCGACGACGACGAGCCGGTTCTGGATTACGGAGACAACATACTGGACGTCGACCCGCCTAGTCCTATTGCCATGGACATGGACGAGGAGGAGGACTCGGCCGTTGCGGACTGGTTCTACGATTCCAAGCCGCTGATCAAGACGAAGCACGTGAACGGTCCTTCTTATCGGTCGTGGAGGCTCAACATTCCCATTATGTCCAATCTGTTTCGATTTAGTCACCAGCTGCTCAGTGATATCGTAGACAGGAACTATTTTTACCTGTTCGACGACAAGGCTCTGTTCACGGCCAAGGCTTTGAATTTGGCCATTCCCGGGGGTCCGAAGTTCGAGCCGCTGTTCAACGACATGGAGACCAACGACGAGGACTGGAATGAGTTCAATGACATCAACAAGTTGATTATCCGCAACCAGATACGTACCGAATACAAGGTGGCATTTCCCTACCTCTACAACGATCGTCCCAGACAGGTCTACCTCATCCATTACCACTATCCGGTGAACTGCTACATTATTCCGAATCAGCCGGACCTGCCGGCTTTTTATTTCGACCCGCTGCTCAACCCGATTTCGTCGCGTCGCATCAACGAGGACCTGAATGCGCTAGAGCTCGAGATCAATCCCCCTCGCCCTCAGGACGAGGTGGACGAAATGGCTCGGGAATTTGCGGCGGAGCTGAGCGAGTTCGCGTTCAGCCTACCGGAGAAAATTCAGCCATTTCTGCACAACTTAGAGCTAGAGGGCGACTACACGGCGGCAGGCATCGCGCTCTACTGGTCGCCCAGGCCATTCAACCTGCTGTCCGGTCGCACGCGCCGCGCGGTGGACGTGCCGCTGGTGAAGTCCTGGTTCCAAGAGCACTGCCCGCAAGACAATCCTGTCAAGGTTCGCGTCAGCTACCAAAAACTGCTCAAGGGGTACATTCTCTCGAAGATACACAGCAAGCGGCCAAAAACCCAGAGCAAGCGCAGCCTGTTCAAGGTGTTCGCGCGCACGAAGTACTTTCAGGCCACCGAGCTCGACTGGGTGGAGGCCGGTCTGCAAGTATGTCGTCAGGGGTACAACATGCTGaatttgttgatacacagaaagaaTCTCGACTACTTGCACTTGGACTACAACTTCGTGTTGAAGCCGACCAGGACGCTGACGACCAAGGAGCGCAAGAAGTCTCGGTTCGGCAATGCGTTTCACCTGCTGCGCGAGATTCTGAGGCTGACCAAGTTCGTCGTCGACGCGCACGTCCAATTCAGGCTGAACCGCATCGAGGCCTTCCAACTGGCAGACGGACTGCAGTACTGCTTTTCCCACGTCGGCCTGCTGACCGGCATGTACCGCTTCAAGTACAGGCTCATGCGGCAGATCAGGGCGTGCAAGGACCTCAAGCACCTCATCTACTACCGATTCAACACCGGGCCGGTCGGGAAGGGTCCGGGCGTCGGGTTCTGGGCCCCGTGTTGGCGTGTGTGGATGTTCTTTTTGCGCGGAATTGTACCGCTTTTGGAGCGTTGGCTCGGCAACCTCTTGGCTCGGCACTTCGAAGGCCGAAAATCGAGGGGCCTCGCCAAAACGCTGACCAAGCAACGAGTCGAGTCCCACTACGACGTCGAACTGCGCCATTCCGTCCTCAAGGACATTTTGGACATGATGCCGGAGGGCCTTCGCAAGAGCAAGGCCAAGGTCATCATGCAACACTTGTCCGAGGCATGGCGGTGCTACAAGAGCAATACGCCCTGGAAGGTGCCCGGGCTGCCCCTCCCGGTTGAAAACATGATCGTTCGCTACGTCAAGGCGAAAGCCGACTGGTGGGCGAACGTCGCTCACTACAACCGCGAGCGCATTCGCCGCGGCGCGACGGTGGACAAAACGGTGGTCAAGAAGAACTTGGGTCGTCTGACTCGCCTCTGGCTCAAGGCGGAGCAAGAGCGCCAGTACAATTACCTCAAAGACGGACCCTACATCACAGGCGAAGAAGCTGTCGCCATATACACGCTCACAGTTCATTGGCTAGAGTCGAGGAGCTTCGCCTTCATTCCTATCCCGCCCGCCTCCTACAAGCACGATACCAAGTTGCTCCTCATTTGTCTGGAGCGCCTGAAGGAGTCCTACTCGGTCATGAGCCGCCTGAACGAGTCTCAGCGCGAAGAGCTTTCCTGGATCGAGCACGCGTACGACAATCCTCACATTGCGCTCGCCCGCATCAAGCGCCACCTGTTGCAACAGCGCGCCTTCAAGGAGACGGAGATTTACTTCATGGACCTGTTTTCGCACATGTTTCCCGTTTACGCTATCGACCCGCTGGAAAAAATTACGGACGCTTACTTGGACCAGTACCTCTGGTACGAGGCCGACCGCCGCCGGTTCTTCCCGAACTGGGTCAAGCCCGCGGACTGGGAGCCTCCCCCACTCCTGACGTACAAGTGGTGTCAGGGCATCAACAACTTGAAGGACATCTGGGAAACCAAGAACGGGGAGTGCGTTGTGTTGTTGCAGTCTCAGTTCGAGAACATGTACGAGAAAATTGACTTGACGTTGCTCAACCGCCTGTTGGGGCTGGTGGTGGATCCCATTCTCGCGGACTATATGACGGCGAAGTCGAACGTCGTTGTGTCGTACAAGGACATGCAGCACACGAACAGCTACGGGATCATTCGCGGCCTTCAGTTTTcgtccttcatcacccagtactgggGTCTGATTCTCGACCTCGTGATGCTAGGCTTGCCTCGCGCGGCGGATCTGGCGGGGCCCCCTAAGCGCCCGAACGACTACTTGACCTACGCCGACGAGGCGACCGAGCTGAGGTCGCCCATTCGGCTCTACACACGGTACATTGACAAGTTTTGGATTGTGTTTCGCTTTACGCACGACGAGGCCAAGGAGATGATTCAGCGCTACCTCACCGAGCAGCCGGACCCGAACAACGAGAACATCGTGGGGTACAACAACAAGAAGTGCTGGCCCCGGGACGCGCGCATGCGGTTGCTGAAGCACGACGTCAGCCTGGGCAGGGCGGTCTTTTGGGACATCAAGAACCGGCTGCCCCGCGCCTTGACGACGTTGGAGTGGGAGAATTCGTTTGTGAGCGTGTATTCCTCGAACAACCCGAACTTGTTGTTCGAGATGTGCGGTTTCGAGGTGAGGATTTTGCCGAAGATTCGAGCGGTGAACGAGGAGTTCCTGATGCGCGACGGGGTGTGGAGTTTGCAGAACGAGCAGACGAAGGAGCGCACGGCCCAGGCGTTTTTGAGGGTGTCGCAGGTGGGGATAGACCGGTTTGAGAACAAGGTTCGTCAGCTGTTGATGACGAGCGGCAGTACGACTTTTGCCAAGGTGGCGAACAAGTGGAACACGTTGTTGGTTGGGCTCATGACCTATTACCGAGAGGCGGTGATCAACACGCCCGAGTTGTTGGACATTTTGGTTCGGTCGGAGTCGCGCGTGCAGACGAGGGTCAAGATTGGGCTGAATTCGAAGATGCCGTCTCGTTTTCCGCCGGTGGTGTTTTACACGCCCAAGGAGTTTGGCGGGCTCGGCATGCTGAGCATGGGTCACATTTTGATACCTGCGAGCGATTTGGCCTACAGCAAGCTCACCGATCAGGGGGCGACGCACTTCAGGTCGGGCATGTCGCACGAGGAGGGGCAGCTGATACCCAACTTGTACCGGTACATTCAGCCGTGGGAGCAAGAGTTCCAGGACTCGGCTCGAGTCTGGGCGGAGTACGCGGAGAAGAGGAAGGAGGCGCTTCAGGAGAACCGGCGCCTGTCCTACTTGGACCTGATGGACACGTGGGACAAGGGGATACCGCGACTGAACACCCTGTTCCAGAAGGACCGCCACACGTTGGCGTACGACAAGGGGTGGAGGATACGAAACGAGTTCAAGGCGTTTCAAATTTTGAAGTCGAATCCGTTTTGGTGGACGAGTTCGCGCCACGACGGGAAGCTCCACTCGCTGATCAATTACAAGACGGACATGATTCAGGCGCTGGGCGGCGTGGAGGGCATTTTGGAGCACACGCTGTTCAAGGGGACGGGGTTTCCGACGTGGGAGGGGTTGTTTTGGGAGAAGGCGTCTGGATTTGAGGAGAGCATGAAGTTCAAGAAGCTGACCAACGCGCAGCGGTCGGGTTTGAACCAGATACCGAATCGTCGCTTCACGTTGTGGTGGTCTCCGACGATAAACCGAGCGGATGTGTACATAGGGTTTCAGGTGCAGCTGGACTTGACGGGGATTTTGATGCACGGGAAGATTCCGACGCTGAAGATTTCGCTGATTCAGATTTTCAGGGCGCATTTGTGGCAGAAGATACACGAGTCGGTGGTGATGGACCTGCTGCAGGTGTTCGACCAGGAGTTGGAGGCGCTGGAGATTGACACGGTGCAGAAGGAGATCATTCACCCCCGGAAGTCGTACAAGATGAACAGTTCTTGCGCGGATATTTTGTTGTTTTCGTCGTTTAAGTGGCAGATTTCGAAGCCCTCGCTGATAACGGAGTCGAACGACACGTTTGACTACACGACGAACACGAAGTACTGGGTCGACGTGCAGCTGCGCTGGGGCGACTTCGACTCGCACAACATCGAGCGGTACGCGAGGACGAAGTTTTTGGAGTACACGGCGGACACGCACATGTATCCGTCGGCGACGGGCACGATCATCGCGATAGACCTGGCGTACAACATCTATTCGGCGTACGGGAACTGGTTCCCGGGGTCGAAGCCGCTGATCGCGCAGGCGATGACCAAGATCATGAAGGCGAATCCGGCGCTGTACGTGTTGAGGGAGCGCATCAGAAAGGCGCTCCAGTTGTACTCGTCGGAGCCCACGGAGCCCTATTTGAATTCTCAGAACTACGGCGAGTTGTTCAGCAACCAGATCATTTGGTTCGTGGACGACACGAACGTGTACCGCGTGACGGTTCACAAGACGTTCGAGGGCAACCTGCCCACGCGTCCCATCAACGGGGCGATATTCATCTTCAACCCGAGGACGGGACAGCTGTTTTTGAAGATCATACACACGTCGGTGTGGTCTGGTCAGAAGCGGTTGGGCCAGTTGGCGAAGTGGAAGACGGCGGAGGAGGTGGCGTCTTTGATTCGGTCGTTGCCGCTGGAGGAGCAGCCGAAGCAGATCATCGTTACGAGGAAGGGGATGCTGGACCCGCTGGAGGTTCATTTGGTTGATTTTCCGAACATTGTGATCAAGGGGAGCGATTTGCTGCTTCCGTTCCAGGCGGCGATGAAGATTGAGAAGTTGGGCGACATGATTTTGAACGCTCGGGAGTCTCAGATGGTTTTGTTCACGCTGTACGACGACTGGCTGACCACGATTTCGTCTTACACGGCGTTTTCTCGCCTGCTGCTGATTCTGCGCGCGCTGGCGGTGAACCCGGACCACGCGAAGCTGATATTGCGCCCGCACTCGAACGTCGTGGTGCAGGCGTATCACTTGTGGCCCACGTTCACCGACCAGGAGTGGATTCGCGCGGAGACCGCGCTGAAGAACTTGATCTTGGCGGACTACGGCAAGAAGAACAACGTGAACGTGAACTCGTTGACGCAGAGCGAGATTCGAGACCTTATTTTGGGGGCCGAGATTACGCCGCCGAGCGAGGCGCGAAGCCAGATGGCGGAGATCGAGAAGCAGGAGGCGGAGGCGTCTCACCTGACCACCAAGGCGGTGAGGTCGATAAACGCGCACGGGGACGAGATGGTCGTGGTCGCGCTGTCTCCTCACGAGAGCAAGATTTTCAACAGCAAGACCGACTGGCGCGTGCGCGCGATATCCAGTTCGAACCTGCACCTGAGGACCAACAACATCTACGTAGTGAGCGACAACGTCAAGGAGGACGGGTACACTTACATTATTCCCAAGAACGTCTTGAAGAAGTTTGTGCAAATTGCCGATCTGCGCACACAAATCGCTGGGTATTTGTATGGCGTTTCACCGGTCAACAACCCGTACGTCAAGGAGATTCGGTGCGTCGTGATGCCGCCCCAGTGGGGCACGCATTCCTACGTGCAGTTGCCGAACCAGCTCCCGGAGCACCAGTACCTGTCTGAGATGGAGCCGCTCGGGTGGATCCACACGCAGCCCAGCGAGGCTGGCCAGGTGACCTCGAGGCTGATGCCGACCGACCTGATCATACACTCTCGGATTTTGAGCGAGCACAAGACGTGGGACGGGGAGAAGACCATCGTCATTACGTGCAGCTTTACGCCGGGTTCCGTGACGCTTACGGCGTACAAGCTGACACCGGCTGGATTTCAGTGGGGGAGGAAGAATCCGGATTTGGACCAGCAGTTCCAGGGGTATCAGTCGTCGTTTTACGAGAAGGTGCAGTTGCTTCTTTCGGACCGGTTCATGGGTTGTTACTTCGTGCCCGACCAGGGGTCCTGGAATTACAATTTCATGGGCGTGAAGCTCAGCGCGTCTCACCGCTACGGCATCAAGCTCGGCATTCCGAAGGAGTTCTACAACGAGTGTCACAGGCCCGGGCATTTTGCGCAGTTTtacgagatggaggaggaggagggggggataaAGGGTCAGGACGATGGTCTCGAAGTGGACCGCGAAGACATTTACAATTGA
- the LOC126318686 gene encoding probable Ras GTPase-activating-like protein ngap — translation MVKCFVHLAYSNGCCSSFVKFLMEKEVETCQLSSLLFRGDSLASAVFSYYSRMVACHYLFKVLARTIQELDFVSKEAQKQTKQANTSLFAVQLEVDPGRLSNEEREDFDIDINAASLVLTCQKVYSAIAKNIDSIPIELKDLLSFVSQLVEKKFAAPDATRVAVSNLFFLRFLCPTIVCPSICGILPEPPDKNLQRQLMLICKVIQAIASGTIPGTRESYLDTITPWVAKTIPKMQALLSKLHAGRASQGREIQIPEPVRINNLVWILNRIKDPAKYSSLHKLLSECEDLSELLIALEAIQTAYSKKTRQKVPKDRKA, via the exons atggtCAAGTGCTTCGTCCATCTCGCCTACTCAAACGGGTGTTGTTCCTCATTTGTAAAATTTCTTATGGAAAAAGAAGTCGAAACCTGCCAACTCAGCAGCCTGCTCTTCAGAGGAGACTCCCTCGCATCCGCCGTCTTCAGCTACTACTCCCGCATGGTCGCCTGTCACTATCTGTTCAAGGTGCTCGCCAGAACCATTCAAGAACTTGACTTCGTGTCCAAAGAGGCCCAAAAGCAAACGAAACAAGCCAACACCAGCCTGTTCGCCGTACAACTAGAAGTCGATCCGGGACGGCTCTCAAATGAAGAGCGCGAAGACTTCGACATCGATATCAATGCCGCCTCGCTGGTTCTCACCTGTCAAAAAGTTTACAGTGCCATTGCAAAAAACATTGATTCTATTCCTATCGAGCTCAAAGACCTGCTCTCTTTCGTCTCTCAGCTCGTTGAAAAGAAATTCGCAGCTCCTGATGCCACCAGAGTGGCCGTCAGCAACCTATTTTTCCTGAGGTTTCTTTGTCCTACCATCGTCTGTCCCAGCATATGCGGCATACTTCCTG aACCCCCAGACAAAAACCTTCAAAGACAGCTCATGCTGATATGCAAGGTCATCCAAGCTATCGCCAGCGGTACCATTCCCGGTACGAGGGAAAGCTATCTCGACACGATAACTCCTTGGGTCGCGAAGACCATTCCAAAAATGCAAGCATTGCTGTCCAAGTTACAT GCAGGCCGCGCGTCTCAAGGCAGGGAAATCCAGATTCCCGAACCTGTTCGAATCAACAATTTGGTGTGGATATTGAATCGCATCAAGGACCCAGCCAAATATTCCAGTCTACATAAGCTTCTTTCTGAGTGTGAAGATCTCTCCGAATTGCTGATAGCTCTGGAAGCAATCCAAACGGCCTACTCGAAAAAAACTCGTCAAAAAGTGCCGAAAGACAGAAAGGCCTGA
- the LOC126318679 gene encoding uncharacterized protein LOC126318679 produces MMWGQRQSDYGHGREGNSFKHYQGRQPYNQGSGEYASAGGGTGDSVQQYGSAPPYGGQQQPPQPQQPFGAGYSQQMPPANSSRDVIQQALALLRQQQQQPVSSAIPPHQQPNAQALLMALLQQQQQQAGAFGAAYHDRGSVPQQEGYSRNRESFDRTMDRGGGSTHWIDRVPGPPGLVDHRSLHHSADPRTGALSARGGYPLPRQSTHDSYPPRGTEHLNRDDYFSKSDNRESRNRNRRDDHRTSSNASNKFDRNVSGGGAHRRNPSSPSSAQTQISSQRTPVIYPRPSPNASAPPSVSNVPPTSNQDRPSQKESQPAHHSADSNSIKPGTARKYVTKISSHLLTATTWEYSEMKKRFSQMFLSSFVSRIVLPWTVQLPEIPMTIKAPIKITSLPSPTKKPAKPSPVTTLTPRSDVPSRDDNSIQYWVKVMLVSGVPFNTEFDSIVSPQSHMIPASSLDKDDSIIHFTQLFKCLVVRRQRNRLCAFGGLHDPSVDGDPLDDQSLINCAIRVVKDQLELDLSGCTRWIKFMEVHYSRVDASVNDISVYFIPSIWDILPDLETSVSIWKEKKT; encoded by the exons ATGATGTGGGGCCAGAGACAGTCGGACTATGGCCACGGTCGCGAAGGCAATTCCTTCAAACATTACCAAGGCAGACAG CCATACAACCAAGGATCTGGTGAGTATGCGAGCGCGGGAGGTGGCACGGGTGATTCGGTGCAGCAGTATGGGTCTGCGCCGCCGTATGGCGGtcagcagcagccgccgcagccgcagcagccgtTTGGAGCTGGGTACTCTCAGCAGATGCCTCCAGCGAACAGCAGTCGAGACGTGATACAGCAGGCGTTGGCCTTGTTgcgccagcaacagcagcagccggTGTCTTCGGCGAtacctcctcaccagcaaccaaaTGCGCAGGCGTTGTTGATGGCACTtttgcagcaacagcagcaacaggcCGGCGCATTTGGGGCTGCGTACCACGACAGAGGTTCAGTTCCACAGCAAGAGGGCTATTCGAGAAATAGAGAAAGTTTCGATCGAACAATGGATCGAGGGGGTGGATCGACTCATTGGATTGATAGAGTGCCTGGCCCACCGGGGTTGGTGGATCATAGGTCTTTGCATCATAGCGCAGATCCTAGAACCGGCGCTCTTTCCGCTCGAGGAGGGTATCCTTTACCTAGACAGTCGACTCATGATTCTTATCCTCCTCGAGGCACCGAACATCTGAATAGAGATGATTACTTTTCGAAGTCCGATAATAGAGAATCTAGGAATAGAAATCGAAGAGATGACCATCGAACTTCTAGCAATGCTTctaataaatttgacagaaatgtTAGCGGCGGTGGAGCTCACAGAAGAAATCCGTCATCTCCTTCATCAGCTCAAACTCAAATTTCTTCTCAAAGGACTCCTGTGATCTACCCCAGACCGTCACCCAACGCCTCCGCGCCTCCCTCCGTTAGCAATGTTCCACCCACCTCCAACCAAGATCGGCCGTCACAAAAGGAGTCCCAGCCCGCTCATCACTCTGCGGATTCTAACTCTATCAAACCCGGCACAGCTAGAAAATATGTGACCAAGATATCTTCTCACCTTCTTACTGCCACCACTTGGGAGTACTCAGAAATGAAGAAACGTTTTTCCCAGATGTTTCTTTCGAGCTTCGTTTCTAGAATCGTTCTTCCTTGGACTGTTCAACTTCCTGAAATACCAATGACCATCAAAGCACCTATCAAAATCACCAGTCTTCCTTCTCCTACTAAGAAGCCTGCTAAACCATCACCTGTAACCACGCTTACGCCGAGATCCGACGTTCCATCTAGAGACGACAACTCCATTCAATATTGGGTTAAGGTCATGCTCGTTTCCGGCGTTCCCTTCAATACCGAGTTCGACTCTATCGTCTCTCCTCAGAGCCACATGATTCCAGCCTCGTCCCTCGACAAAGACGACTCAATCATCCATTTTACCCAGCTCTTCAAATGTCTCGTTGTCCGGCGCCAGCGCAACCGACTCTGCGCTTTTGGAGGCCTTCACGACCCCTCTGTCGACGGCGATCCCTTGGATGACCAGTCGCTCATCAACTGCGCTATCCGAGTAGTCAAGGATCAGCTGGAACTCGATCTCTCTGGCTGCACTCGCTGGATCAAATTCATGGAGGTCCACTACTCCCGCGTCGACGCCTCCGTCAACGACATCTCTGTTTACTTCATACCCAGCATCTGGGACATTCTCCCCGATCTGGAAACGTCCGTGTCcatctggaaagaaaaaaaaacttga